The following proteins come from a genomic window of Sesamum indicum cultivar Zhongzhi No. 13 linkage group LG10, S_indicum_v1.0, whole genome shotgun sequence:
- the LOC105171882 gene encoding pentatricopeptide repeat-containing protein At4g32430, mitochondrial, producing the protein MITRRLKLEIFHKILVQQSKHLKNSCSFSRGYHVLDETPKPPFVSVHRFMLNLLYQNRQGEALDVFKKHLEVGLSGVDEVAIAIASKACLGRPRLGSQIHGFAIVSGFMSYVSVCNSLMNMYCKSRELSSALCIFENIKTPDTVSYNTVLTGFEDSKCALLFAREMHSVGVVFDAVTYTSVLAHCADGQEFDFGFQMHCLVLKFGLKMEIFIGNALVTLYSKCGKIAHADKVFREMPHKDLVSWNAILSGYAQEGSYGLVVILGFIEMVKGGMNLDHVSMTSVISACGQERNLDFGKQVHALSMKSGYGTHVSVCNVLMSMYSKCEIVEDAELVFENIIDHNVVSWTTMLSINEEDAVNLFKEMMRHEIYPNDVTFVGLIHAITKHSMMQEGLMVHGFCIKSNFLSEINVANSFITMYGKFKLVKDCFNVFEELDHREIISWNALISAYSLNGMYQEALQVFLTASKELQPNPYTFGSVLHAIASSESISLRQGQRCHGYIRKLGLNTDPVVSGALLDMYAKRGSICESQKIFNELTQKSQVAWTAIISAHSRHGDYESVMKYFKEMVMEDVKPDSITFLSLLTSCGRNGMVDKGFEIFNSMVNDHSVEPSAEHYSCIVDMLGRAGRLKEAEELLYQIPGGPGISVLQSLLGACRVYGNVEIAIRVSDALIAMEPNESGSYVLMSNLFAETGKWEKVAKMRTMMKDRKVTKEVGFSWADVDNSVYLHGFSSGDKSHPLSKEIYLMAELLGSEMKRRRADSVNI; encoded by the coding sequence ATGATAACCCGGCGGCTGAAGCTCGAAATCTTTCACAAAATACTCGTACAACAATCGAAGCATTTGAAGAACTCATGCTCATTTTCTCGTGGATACCACGTGCTCGATGAAACACCTAAGCCACCATTTGTCTCTGTTCACCGTTTCATGCTCAATCTTCTATACCAAAATCGCCAGGGTGAAGCACTTGATGTTTTCAAGAAACATCTAGAAGTTGGTCTTTCCGGAGTCGATGAAGTGGCGATTGCAATTGCTTCTAAGGCTTGTCTTGGGCGTCCAAGACTTGGGTCTCAAATTCATGGTTTCGCGATAGTTTCGGGTTTTATGTCTTATGTTTCTGTGTGTAATTCTTTGATGAACATGTACTGTAAATCGCGGGAGTTGAGTAGTGCTTTATGCATTTTTGAGAATATCAAGACCCCTGATACTGTTTCTTACAATACAGTCCTTACTGGGTTTGAAGACAGTAAATGCGCACTCCTTTTTGCTCGTGAAATGCATTCAGTCGGGGTCGTTTTTGATGCAGTAACATATACAAGTGTGCTTGCGCATTGTGCGGACGGGCAGGagtttgattttggttttcaAATGCACTGCCTTGTTTTGAAGTTTGGTTTGAAGATGGAGATTTTTATCGGAAATGCACTTGTGACCTTGTATTCGAAATGTGGAAAGATCGCACATGCTGACAAAGTATTCAGAGAGATGCCCCACAAAGATTTGGTTTCTTGGAATGCAATTCTCTCAGGCTATGCCCAGGAGGGTAGTTATGGATTGGTAGTCATTTTGGGATTTATTGAGATGGTAAAAGGAGGCATGAATCTTGATCACGTCTCAATGACTAGCGTAATTTCAGCTTGTGGTCAGGAGAGGAACTTGGATTTTGGGAAGCAGGTGCATGCTCTGTCAATGAAAAGTGGCTATGGCACTCATGTTTCAGTTTGTAATGTTTTGATGTCAATGTATTCAAAGTGTGAGATTGTTGAAGATGCAGAATTGGTCTTTGAGAATATTATTGATCATAATGTAGTGTCTTGGACGACGATGCTGTCCATAAATGAAGAGGATGCTGTGAATTTATTCAAGGAGATGATGAGACATGAAATATACCCAAATGATGTTACGTTCGTTGGACTGATTCATGCAATAACAAAACATAGTATGATGCAAGAAGGCCTAATGGTCCATGGGTTTTGTATAAAATCGAACTTTCTTTCTGAAATTAATGTGGCAAATAGTTTCATTACCATGTATGGTAAGTTTAAGCTAGTGAAAGACTGCTTTAATGTTTTTGAGGAGCTTGACCACAGAGAGATTATATCATGGAATGCTCTGATATCTGCATATTCTCTAAATGGGATGTACCAAGAAGCTTTGCAGGTTTTCTTGACTGCTTCAAAAGAATTACAACCAAACCCTTATACATTTGGTAGTGTTTTGCATGCAATTGCCTCATCTGAATCAATTTCTCTGAGGCAAGGGCAACGATGTCATGGTTATATAAGAAAACTTGGATTGAATACCGATCCAGTTGTGTCAGGTGCACTTCTTGATATGTACGCAAAGCGTGGGAGCATATGTGAATCTCAGAAGATTTTCAATGAGTTGACTCAGAAAAGCCAAGTTGCTTGGACAGCTATAATATCTGCCCACTCGAGGCATGGGGACTATGAATCGGTCATGAAGTATTTCAAGGAGATGGTGATGGAAGACGTGAAGCCTGACTCAATCACTTTCCTCTCTCTGTTGACATCATGTGGTCGCAACGGAATGGTTGATAAAGGATtcgaaattttcaattcaatggTTAATGACCATTCTGTTGAACCATCTGCGGAGCATTATTCTTGTATTGTTGATATGTTGGGTAGGGCTGGGAGGCTGAAGGAGGCTGAAGAACTTCTGTATCAGATTCCTGGAGGACCTGGGATATCTGTGCTACAAAGCCTGCTTGGAGCTTGTAGAGTTTATGGAAACGTAGAGATAGCAATTAGGGTATCTGATGCTTTGATTGCTATGGAACCTAATGAATCAGGTTCTTACGTTTTGATGTCTAACTTGTTTGCTGAGACGGGAAAGTGGGAAAAGGTTGCAAAAATGAGGACTATGATGAAAGACAGGAAAGTGACAAAAGAAGTGGGATTTAGCTGGGCAGATGTTGATAACTCCGTATATTTGCATGGATTTTCGTCAGGGGACAAGTCTCATCCCCTGTCTAAGGAAATCTATCTGATGGCTGAATTGCTGGGAtcagaaatgaaaagaagaagGGCAGACTCTGTTAACATTTGA